Within the Neomonachus schauinslandi unplaced genomic scaffold, ASM220157v2 HiC_scaffold_3122, whole genome shotgun sequence genome, the region TAGGTTTGTTTTCTTGACATTCTTATGCCCAATGGgcacattttcataaatatatcctaataaaaagatgaaattttaaaacctacAAAATTAAGAATTCCAATATCCTAATTTAATGCACTTGATGTAGGTAAGAGGTAAATAAAGGACATAGGCTCAGTGGCACTTAACTAAaacttttctaaagaaataaaaatctaataattATATTGATCTCAAGGTTTGTTGAAGACTTTTGCTATTTCAGAattaaatataggggcgcctgggtggctcagtctttgggtgtctgccttcagctcaggtcatgaccccagggttctgggatcgagcccggcgtcgggctccctgcctagcaggaagcgtgcttctccctctcctactccccctgcttgtgttccctctctcgctgtgtctctctctgtcaaataaataaataaattttttaaaaaacaaaaaagaattaaatataaacaatgtCACTTGATAATAGGTTAAAGATACAgcaaaattattagaaataaaatataattaaacgTTTATGAAGTAAAACATAATTGGTGTAGTAACTGCTTAGGGCTCTGGGCGTCGCTGTTCACCAAAGTAGAAAAGCTGCTTGTGGTTACCTCTCTGCTCCTTCCgcaccaaacaaaaaaaaagaccagagaagTTTAGGGGAATAGGCTTGCATTTCTGTCAAGTAATGTGTTCCCTTTGGCttgaaagaaataaggaaacagCAGGCTGGAATTAGGACTAAGAAAACTGGTCGGAGAGAAAGCAATGGCGGATCAACTGAGGGGTTGGCGCTGCATAGAGCCGCTCTTGCTCTTCCTGCTCCTGGAAACACTATGGGGAGCCGGGGCCGGGCAGATCCGCTACTCGGTGCTGGAGGAGCTGGACAAAGGCTCCTTCGTGGGAAACATCGCCAAGGACCTGGGGCTGGAGCCCCGGGAGCTGGCGGAGCGCGGAGTCCGCATCGTCTCCAGAGGTAGGACGCAGCTTTTTGCTCTGAACCCGCAAAGCGGCAGCTTGGTCACCACGGGCAGGATAGACCGGGAGGAGCTCTGTGCTCACAGCGCTCCGTGTCTGGTGAGTTTTAACATCTTGGTTGAGAATAACATGAAAATGTATGgagtagaaatagaaataatagataTTAATGATAACTTTCCGCGTTTCCGGGATGAGGAAGTAAAAGTAAAAGTTAATGAAAATGCAGCTACTGGAACGCGATTAGTGCTTCCCTTCGCTCGGGATGCGGATGTGAGTGTGAACTCCCTCCAGAGTTATCAGCTCAGTCGCAATATGCATTTCTCTCTGGACGAGAAAAGCGGAGCTGATGGACAAAAATATCCGGAGCTGGTACTGGAACGGCCCTTGGACCGCGAGAAAGTAGCTGTCCACGACCTCTTCCTCACAGCTTTAGATGGCGGAGACCCCGTACTCTCTAGTACTATGCACATACGTGTGATGGTCCTTGATGCCAACGATAACGCGCCCTTGTTCACTCGATCCGAGTACAGAGTGAGTGTACCAGAGAACATACCGGTAGGGACTCGGCTGCTTACACTAACCGCTACGGATCCAGATGAGGGAACAAATGGGGAATTAACTTACTCTTTTTGCAATGAAGAAGACAAAATTTCAGGAACTTTCAAACTTGATTCGAACCTGGGTGAAATCTCAACTCTGCAATCACTGGATTATGAAGAATCCAGGTTCTACTTCATG harbors:
- the LOC110583113 gene encoding protocadherin gamma-A5-like, encoding MADQLRGWRCIEPLLLFLLLETLWGAGAGQIRYSVLEELDKGSFVGNIAKDLGLEPRELAERGVRIVSRGRTQLFALNPQSGSLVTTGRIDREELCAHSAPCLVSFNILVENNMKMYGVEIEIIDINDNFPRFRDEEVKVKVNENAATGTRLVLPFARDADVSVNSLQSYQLSRNMHFSLDEKSGADGQKYPELVLERPLDREKVAVHDLFLTALDGGDPVLSSTMHIRVMVLDANDNAPLFTRSEYRVSVPENIPVGTRLLTLTATDPDEGTNGELTYSFCNEEDKISGTFKLDSNLGEISTLQSLDYEESRFYFMEVVAQDGGALLASAKVLITVQDVNDNAPEVILTSLASSISEDCPPGTIIALFSVHDGDSGENGEILCSIPRNLPFKLEKSVDNYYHLLTTKGLDREEISDYNITVSVIDRGNPPLSTESHISLTVADINDNPPIFPHTSYSTYILENNPRGISILSVTAHDPDSGNNAKVIYSLAEDTFQGMPLSSYVSINSNTGILYALGSFDYEQVKDLQLWVMASDSGDLPLRSNMSLSLFVLDQNDNAPEILYPSIPTDGSTGVELAPRSAEPGYL